The DNA window caatcctgatctgaagcactcTAATAATGCTGTACTGGGGTTCGCATACAAGTCTTCTAAtttacctcctgctgttctgcagtgccccctgctgttccacactctgacttctgtttgaggacgtggggagccaattaaatctattcttagctgtcatctttatttgggagggtccgtttctcctatctcactccgttcttttctttactctgtttactctcaatgttttctttctcccccacttttttctttctagctcttaaaatccacacgttaacagtttagctctttctttcaactgtttatttctactcctcttcctttttttattcccctcttcctcttgctacccccCTTTCAAAGTCGCAAAAACTTTGttcttctttccttgtttcattacTCTCTTATTTCtttatcaggcgttcattctttcactattttttctcttcccttcattctttctttgtcttttttattttatttttcctttgacttggtatgtgtcctttctctttttttcagatctctcttccttcctttctctggtgtttttcttatctttatctgtcaattcacgttttaataTAAATCCCACTTTTTCCCATCAGTATGTGGAAGCCATAAGTTACTTGTCgagacccgaagtgtcaaagtgtttTTTCCCATTCTCTGTCTGTGGAAAATGTGTCAGTACTTACAtgcctggttctttcgctgcttgtttctctcacaatccttctttttttctctaatgttcatttttcacacttctttcattattttttcctctttatctttagttcgctagcttccttcccttttttcttttgtctcacaaatttgctctatttttagtcttagttgtgttttcattttctcgctctttctttcccttctttcttttatttctttgcgaccccttctttttcttgcttttgtctgttgtattggtttcgcttctctttttatggctcatctgctttctctcctgagacCCAGTTATCGatagagcaacaggtgcagtgtcaGTGGACGTATGgatctcactcaactctaattactgctgtattttcctaccgaaattccagtcagccattttctttcttactccagggcccctGATCCTGTTACTATGCCACTTATCCTCTCCATcgttactcctgactccctctttcctttcaccctccagtgagtcccaaattatatttttgttatggtgttttgagcattacactctaatgccaaaggtttatttctaataaaggtttatatgataattgtatatgttgtaagatagaggaagaaggtaaatggaagtgctttagtttaaTGCTGAtctactggaattatatggcaggaaaagacaaaattatgatgcAGGGCTGACCAAttattgtggcaagaaaagtccagttatgaatttacaatgccaatagctctaactcaagaaaatgcgagacctattgcattgcaaatgcttgttttgttttagggGGTTGTTTTCACTTTCCTGACTGCCACACACAACACAGGCCTCTTTACAAGCTTCAGCAAACGTAAGGAAATATACCATAAAGACACCAGACCAGCGAGTGAATCATACGATCAGAGGGATATTTATTTCTGAGCACACACAAACTATTCTTCAGTTAGATAACACTGAGAGTAAATATAAGTGGAATATAACAGAGTACAATACACCAAGAAGCAGTGTCTTTGTTACAATCACCATCTCTGTAGGGGTTTTAAAGTGTCCTGAAGAGGATGGTAAACGGGGAGAGGAAGGAAAACCAGCAGAATGGCCGGCTGCCAGAGTACATGTTCTGCTGTGAAAGTCTGCCAAATGTCTGATTTCCACGGATGCTCCGCCCTTCCCTGGCTGCTCAGAGCGGTGGTGGACTCTCCATCACCTGCAAGCTCAGCCTTTTGCTGGTGCTGTTGCCAGCTGTGCTTTTCACAACTGCTTGAGAGGTGATGTAGACCTAAATTACAAGTGTGTTGGAATTGGGTGAGGGTAGATACCAATGCCAAGGGGTGTAATACTTACTGAGTATCAATGTCACGCGAGGTATTAACCGGGTGCAAAAAGTACCCCATATTCAAAGTTTCCTCTTAAAATGTAGGAATTGCATGCAGGTTTGCTGCTTTTCACACCGATTTCTCTATGTCTCAGAATTTACCAAGTATTTTTCCTTCAATAAATTATGGCAGGTTAATGTGCAGAAAGTAGAGGTCAGACTGGGCTCCAGAGGGAATAAGGTTAACTGACTAATATAGCTCCAATCCTTTTCTCAGTTCGGGGAGTCCTACTCTGGTAAAAACCTCCCATCACTGCACCCATCAAACTAGAACCATCATTTCCCTTTGCTTCGCCAACCTTCTGGCCGCCCCTCTTTCTCGGAGATCTAGTTTAGGAGCGAGAGTGTTCTCACTCCATGTCTCAAAAGTTGAATTAATCCTCTCCCCCCTCATTTAAGAGAGCTCCTGGAACGTGTTGTGCTTTTTTCATGAACCTTTAAACGTGTTTTTCTCTATTTATGCTTAATTTTCCGTCTCTCGCTTCTACGTTTTCACCACTCCAGCGAGCTGTCTTTAGCAGGGCTGTCACCTGGGGGTGGCTGAAGGGACGTTTTGCCCAGATCCCAGGATTTAGCAGGTATATAAAGCAAGCCTGACACTGCATTTATTGGCGACTACCACGCGCAGAATGCTGTAGCCGCCACGTTGTCTCTTTTCCTTGTGGCTTTTTTTTTATCACAGTCAGGTGTTTGTGCCACCTGGAAGAAACAGAAAATGTGAGGCCCCACGTGAAAGTTTTTGACCCGAACCCCACAAAAACCTCTGACAGGCCTGGTCTGTATGGAGTGGAGTAGTCATCACACTTGCCcattgtgctcccaaggaagttttACCAGGCGAAGTGAGCACGTGATCTGAAGTGTATTTACAGAAGAGATTATCATCTCGGCAAAAAGGGAGCAGGTTTGTATCCGTGCGGTAAACGTCATTTTCTCTACCTTGAGAGGCATGAAGGGCTTCTAGGTGAATGGATGTCAACAACTGTGGTTGTTTGCCTTACTGCTGAAAGCAAAACTAATGACCTACAAGAATACAACCTGCAAGTTATTGACTTGCACTATATCAAGTTAAGCATAGTTAAGGGAGTGTAGATTTACTGCTCTGTTCATCTACATACCTTAATGATATTCTGCAAGTTAATATCTTGCTTTCAATATGACTGCTGGTCCATATTTAAAGGTGGATATTGTGGTATTGCACTACATCTGAGGGGCAAAATCAACGGCCACAAACCGCAGGCACAGTCTGCATCCTGATGGTGACACTTCTTCACATCACAGGGCGAGGAACCACTGCAAAGGACCAGAAGAGCATGCAGGTGCGTGTGAGGAAGGCAGCTGGAGCgataaaacaaaaagagaaagtgAGGGACAGGACAGAACTGTGAACAGAGATAAGGGATGAGGGGACAGTGGAGACGGAAGGAAGAAAAGAGAGTCATATCGAAGGAAGTTGGATAGAAAAGTTGGAGAGGGAGAAGACAGTGATGCCTTAGAAGGTAGGAGGAAGATGAAAGAGAAGACAATAGTTGGGGGAAATGACGGAGCTGAAGGAGTTTGGAGAGAAGCCAGATCACGATCAGTGGCTTTGAGATGGAAACAAACGTTTGGAATGTCTGCTTCTGATGAGCATGGGGTGGTGAGCTCTGAATCAGAAGGAGGCCCTATTCTGTGACCTGTCAAATGATAAAACATAAACTTCCATCCTGCAAACATCACTCACTGCTTGACTGCTGGTGCCATTTTTGAATTATGGACCCCAAGTGGAAGTTTTGAAGGCGCCCCAACATGGTAAAATCCTCTTCTGGCCTTCAGTGAGTCTTCTGGTGACTTACAACAGTTTTTGTCCCTTCACCCTTCGAAGAAGTCTCAGGCCTCAAAGTGGACACACTTGAAGATGCTCTTGGGCAGTCAGCAAGCGAGAAACAGGCGGGTGTATTCTTTAATCACTCTGTGGTGCCACTTTGATTGTGATGAAATATAATTTGTGGGTCCGCTGCTTGGAGGCCATACACATAACTCGTTTAGGTTATCAAAAATATGTGCAACTCAATGTCCAAATCTTGCAGAGGGTGGCAGAAAATGACAAGGTGCCATTTATGCATCCCCCCACCCTCCAATCCATAGTTATTGGAAGCCGATATCACAGGGACCCTGATGAAAACTTTCTGGACCTGGCAAACATCTGCTTGCAGCTACCTTGGAGTTCTGAGTCAGAAGAACACTCGAAATTGTGCAAGACCACAGCAACATTGTTTTTTATGATATCATGTAATCTTGCCAGTTGGTCAAAGTGACCACCAACATGCAAAATGCCATCGCTGAACCATCCACTTTAGAAGAAAGGATGGATTCAATTAATCTGTTTGTTTCTCTATAGTCAGGTTTAGCTCAATTAATGAATCAGTTTGGCTGCCACCAGAAATCAGGGTGACTGTGGCCAACATCTTTCACTGGACAGTACACTTCTCACGACCCCGCTCTTCCCCTAGCACCTTAGAACGGATGTACTTGAGATCGCTGTTGACGCTGGGTCGCCGAGCAGCTGGCGAGACCATACCATAGGCTTCTCCAGCCTCTTTGAGGCGGCGCCGCATGTGGAAGGGTTTCTGACGAAAGGCCTCACCACCATGCTGCAGGGAGAGCCGGCGATGGAGGGCTGGGCTCATCTCATGGGGCAACTTGGCCAGGCCAAGGAGTACCCGGAACATCTCATCCACATTGGTGTTCTTCTTAGCTGAAATCTCCAGGTATGCACCATTCTCATCGCCTGCCACAAGGTGCTCTGCCTCATCCAGTCGCACCTGGCGGCGGTGGCCTTCAGCCCGGTCACTCTTGTTGCCGCATATGACCATCGGGAATGCGCCTGGCTCCTTGGCCTTGTCTTTAACACATGACTTCACCTCCAGGATCTGGTTCCGCAGCCTCTTAACTTCCTCAAAGGATTCTCGGTTATCTAGACTAAAGACCAGAATGAAGACATCACCTGGGTGGTAAAGGAGAGATAAAAGAGTGCCTTAAAAACCAAACCTAcaataaaaatcaaaaatattgACATTGGATACACTTCTCTTACAATTTCACTGGAAAATGGAACATAACCGAAATTCTACACAAAAGAAGAATACAAGAAACAATGATAGGAACACAGAGAAAATTGAACCAGAGATAAAGT is part of the Pleurodeles waltl isolate 20211129_DDA chromosome 4_2, aPleWal1.hap1.20221129, whole genome shotgun sequence genome and encodes:
- the RASD2 gene encoding GTP-binding protein Rhes isoform X1, which translates into the protein MHFYVVLRCGNFTLQCLAEVGATSPPLPPFSCNSVSKVPAMKTSPSTPCALAVPAKNSYRMVVLGASRVGKTAIVGRFLNGRFEEQYTPTIEDFHRKVYHIRGDVYQLDILDTSGNHPFPATRRLSILTGDVFILVFSLDNRESFEEVKRLRNQILEVKSCVKDKAKEPGAFPMVICGNKSDRAEGHRRQVRLDEAEHLVAGDENGAYLEISAKKNTNVDEMFRVLLGLAKLPHEMSPALHRRLSLQHGGEAFRQKPFHMRRRLKEAGEAYGMVSPAARRPSVNSDLKYIRSKVLGEERGREKCTVQ
- the RASD2 gene encoding GTP-binding protein Rhes isoform X2 — its product is MRQTLQIKERAQALGLRGALTGFWTPGSTSEINEGSHMRVQEGAVESAHLPRKVPAMKTSPSTPCALAVPAKNSYRMVVLGASRVGKTAIVGRFLNGRFEEQYTPTIEDFHRKVYHIRGDVYQLDILDTSGNHPFPATRRLSILTGDVFILVFSLDNRESFEEVKRLRNQILEVKSCVKDKAKEPGAFPMVICGNKSDRAEGHRRQVRLDEAEHLVAGDENGAYLEISAKKNTNVDEMFRVLLGLAKLPHEMSPALHRRLSLQHGGEAFRQKPFHMRRRLKEAGEAYGMVSPAARRPSVNSDLKYIRSKVLGEERGREKCTVQ
- the RASD2 gene encoding GTP-binding protein Rhes isoform X3 produces the protein MKTSPSTPCALAVPAKNSYRMVVLGASRVGKTAIVGRFLNGRFEEQYTPTIEDFHRKVYHIRGDVYQLDILDTSGNHPFPATRRLSILTGDVFILVFSLDNRESFEEVKRLRNQILEVKSCVKDKAKEPGAFPMVICGNKSDRAEGHRRQVRLDEAEHLVAGDENGAYLEISAKKNTNVDEMFRVLLGLAKLPHEMSPALHRRLSLQHGGEAFRQKPFHMRRRLKEAGEAYGMVSPAARRPSVNSDLKYIRSKVLGEERGREKCTVQ